A stretch of DNA from Mucilaginibacter daejeonensis:
GTGTAACGCCTTTGTACACCTCAATGCGGTCGATCACGTTAGCCGAAAAATTGTTAATGCTGAACGAACGGCCAAAGCTCTCCATCGGTATGCCATCCACAAAGAACCTGACGGCCTTACCTGACAGACCGTGAATGGAATGATTGAACTCCGACCCCAAGCCGCCGCTTTCCTGTACGCGGATGCCTGCCTGACCATCCATTAACCGATTGATATCAATGTCACGGTCGGCGATCTTTTTTACGTCCAGAACCGTGACCGCATAAGGTTGCAGGCGTGTTGCCTGGGCAGCGGTCTGGCCGGTAACGCTGACGGTCTGCAGGTCGTGTGACCGTTCGCTGAGCATAATGGCCAACTGGTGCGGATGTCCACTTTGTATCAGGACATTTTGCTCGGTGGTCTTAAAGCCGGTCATTGAAACCGAGAGTTGATATTTACCAGGTGAAATGTATACGATCTTAAAAGCCCCGTGCTGATCGGTCAGGGTCTGTTTCCCTGATCCGTGGAGCCTTACGGTAGCGCCGATGAGGGCGTTGCCTGCACTATCGGTCACTTTACCGCTGAGGGCCGGCAGTGAAGGGGTTTGGGCGAAGGCACAGGAAAGTATGGCCAATAAAATGGCCGTTAAGAAAATCTTCTTAAATTGCATGGCTGTTCTTGTTTCTACGAACGGGGGCAGTAAACCTGCATCTATGCAGTCAGGTTACGTAGTTCCAGCTACGTAACCATTTTACTTATTTATATCATAAACTGAACCGCTGGTGCAGTCTGGCACTGAACGGTCCCGGTAACCCATCATTTAATTCATCTGTTGTAGCTGCTATTACGTTATATTCATCATCGGTCATGGCCAGATAGGTCTGTCCTTTTCGGATGATCAGTTCATCTGAAAATGCTTTGCCACGATCAGCGATGGCCTGGTGTATGTGCAGGTCGCTGTTCGAACGGGAATGATTGGCAACGGAGATCGCTCCGCAGAAGCTCACGTCACTTTCTTTTTTCCAATACGAAATGACCACATCACAACGGCTTCCAGGCTCGATCACATAAGTGAGTTCACCAAGGGTCTTTTTAATAGGCTGATGACCGGTCACATTGCTAATGGTCACATGCTGATCAAGCATTGAACTATTTCCAAATATCGCCCATGACACCAATAGCAGAAGCGACGCAGCAATGGCATAACTGCCCTTGCGTGATCGGTCCATCGCCGTTGCTAAATACCTGCTTTTAAAGATCGTGCGCCTTTGTATGTGTTGCCACATTTGGGTTTTGAACACTTGTTCATCGTTCAAGATAGTTGGCGGCAGCTCAGTATGGTCATGCTCGGCAAGCCACTGTTCAACTGCTACACGTTCACCTGTTGTGAGGTCGTCATGTGCATATCTTCGCAGTAGGTCCGGGGTGATCATGCTCTTCTTTTAAGGCCTTTTAATAGTATGTTGCACTTATACCTCGCAACCCTACATCAAAAAATGAAATTTTTAGGAACGGAATATTTTGAGCTTGTTCCGGATAGCAGATAGTGCCCGCGTCATGTTCGCTTCCACCGCTTTCTCGCTGATCACCAGCTGTGCAGCGATCGACCGGTTGTCTAACCCTATTTCACGTCTCATCAGGTAAACCTCACGGCATCGGTCGGGCAACACATCAACAGCATTATTCAGTGCACCAATGACCTCCTTAAAAAATAAGGATCGTTCGGTGTTGTTGTACTGGGTGTGTTGTTGCTGTTCTTGATAGGATATATGTTTTTTTATGACCGCTTGTTTGCGATAATATTCGATCGCTTTTAGTTTAAGTGCCCGATGAAGATAATGCTGTATGGAAGTATGAATGACCAGCCGGTCGCGGTTTTCCCATATACCGATAAAAATGTCCTGTACAAGGCCTTTAGCCACCTCTTCATTATCAGTATAGCGTTTGCCTGCCACGTACAACTCATGCCAGAACTGCTCATAAACTTGCGTGAAGCTTTGTTCATTAATGATCATATCGGAGGGCTTGGACACTAAACTATTTTTTTGACAAATATAGTTTATTTAGACTTATTACAAATAGAGTTGTGCTTTTAGTCTGGATCGTATCGGCCAAATAACTATTATCTATCAAAACTAAAGTAGCAGGGGGTGACACTAATTCGATCATGAAGCATTCAAGACAACATAAGATAGGTGTTCTTGAAATAGAGTTTCAAGAGACCTTATCCACCCGATAACAGTACGCCAGATATCGTATGTGAACAATGGTCGTCCGGCGGCTATACTACACCACTCCGGTTTATTAACGGTAAGTTAGGTCAGTAGCTCCTGAATAGAGTTTGGGTATCTTATTGTGTAAAAAAAGGAATAGCAATACGCGTGATCCCGCGTTCGTGCGTTGATTGATACGCTTTGTTGGTCTGGCTTGGCACCGCTTTCTTAGACGAGCTGATCATTCGATCGCCTGAGGTCGATGAGTTAACTAATACAGCGGAGCCATCCTGATCTGATCACATTCAGATGCTGATGTTATATAGATTCTTGATCTCTGCCATTACGAAGGTGCTGTGCGTGCTCCCTATGCTTTTTACCGATCCCAGTTTATTGAAAACGAAGTCCTGGTAATGCTTCATGCTTTTGGCAAAAACTTTCAGAATAAAGTCGTACTCACCTGACACGTTATAGCATTCTACGATCTCGTCGATATTCATGATGTCTTTCACAAGATTGTGGCCTATGTTCCGGTCATGTTGCTTCAGCTTGATATTACAAAAGACGATGAACCCCTGGCTGAACTTTTCGTGATCCAGCAGCGCTATGTACTTCTTGATATAGCCATTGTTCTCCAATCGTCTCACCCGCTGAAGAACCGGGGTGGGGGATAGGTTCACCTGCACAGCCAGGTCCTTAACGGTTTGTTTGGAGTTGTTCCCAAGTATCCTCAGCAACCGCAGATCCGTTTCATCAAGCTCTTCCATAGCATATTTCGCTTTTGAAGTTGCTAATATAATGTCCTTTTAGCATTACTGACTAATAATACCTGGTATGATAGCGATTATAGCTTATATTTTATCTGAACGTAGCTTTAGATGTGGTAAAATTATCTTTGTGAAGAATAAATGCAACCCACTTGGGCCGAAGTTCTTTATATACTTAAGATCAGAATAGGTCTCACTTAGCTGTGAATTAATAGGGAATCGTGTGCAAATCACGAACTGTCGCGCAACTGTAAGTAACATGCATAGGCTCTCATCCACGCGCTCCACTGCCAAAAGCGGGAAGGACGATGAGAACTGTTACAAGTCAGGATACCTGCCTTTTCTGTATTGACGATGCTTTCGCGATAAGGAGCTGAGGTCAGATCAATGTACGTTATGCGAGGTCACCCGAACTCATTAGGTTCGCTGTGTCCTGTTCGCATCTGCGTGCATCTCTCGCCAATACTCATTTGCACTGCATTTCTGGATATCGAAGAGCTTTTTAAGGATCATTGAACATTTAAAAAGTTTAGAACATGCTAACGCAAAATCTCGGCTACCCGCGTATCGGTAGCCAAAGACAATTAAAAAAAGCCTGCGAAAGGTATTGGGCAGGTAAGATCACCGCCGATGAATTGAACGAGGTAGCTCGTAAGATCAAGCAGGAGAACTGGCAGACCCAGGTGGACGCCGGAATAGACCTGATCCCTTGCAACGATTTCAGCTTTTACGATCAGGTACTGGACATGAGCCTGTTGCTTGGAGTTATCCCTAATAGGTATACGCCGGTACTCACAGAAGTGAACACCAATCAAGAGATCGACCTGTATTTTGCGATGGCGCGGGGTTATCAAAAAGATGGACTTGATATCACCGCTATGGAAATGACCAAATGGTTAGATACCAATTACCATTACCTTGTACCTGAATTTACCGCTAAGCAACAGTTCAAGATATTTTCTGAGAAAGTATTTGGCGAGTATGATACTGCAAAGATCCAGTTAGGGGCAAAGGCTAAACCGGTATTGCTTGGGCCGGTGAGCTATCTTTTATCAGGCAAAGAAAAAGAGGAAGGCTTTGAGCGGATCGACCTTATCAAAAGCTTGATACCGGTTTATGTAGAGATCATTAACCGCCTGAAACAACAAGGTGCTACCTGGATACAATTGGATGAGCCATACCTGGCACTTGACCTGTCTAAAAAGGAAAAAGAGGCGTTCGAGTACGCTTACCGGGCCATTGCCAACCGTGTAAGCGGTGTAAAGATCATTGTGGCCACCTATTTTGAAGGAACGTTGGACAATACGCAACTTGCTGTTAATTTGCCTGTGGCGGCACTACACATCGATCTGGTTCGGGCACCTGAACAACTGGAAGAGGTATTAGCGCTGATACCGCCTCACCTCCAATTGTCGTTAGGCGTGGTGGATGGGCGTAATGTTTGGAAGAATGACTATGAACGGTCATTAGAGCTCATCAGCAAAGCGGTAGCCAAATTAGGTACCGACCGGGTGATCATTGCGCCTTCATGCTCGTTATTACACTCGCCGATCGACCTTGACGGCGAAACCGCTATCGACCCTGAGATCAGGAACTGGATGGCTTTTGCCAAACAGAAACTGAACGAGGTTGCCGATCTGAAGCGAATAGCCGAAGGTGATAAAGCATTATTGGCTTTTAACAAAACGGCCAAAGAAAGCCGCCGTACATCAAATAAAGTACATAAGCAAGATGTGAAAGACCGTGTGGCCGCGATCACCGAAGCTGATGCTACCCGCAAAAGTACCTTCCCTTTGCGTCAGCAATTACACCGCGATCGTTTCAAATTACCTGCATTCCCAACCACCACTATCGGT
This window harbors:
- a CDS encoding RNA polymerase sigma-70 factor, which encodes MIINEQSFTQVYEQFWHELYVAGKRYTDNEEVAKGLVQDIFIGIWENRDRLVIHTSIQHYLHRALKLKAIEYYRKQAVIKKHISYQEQQQHTQYNNTERSLFFKEVIGALNNAVDVLPDRCREVYLMRREIGLDNRSIAAQLVISEKAVEANMTRALSAIRNKLKIFRS
- the metE gene encoding 5-methyltetrahydropteroyltriglutamate--homocysteine S-methyltransferase — its product is MLTQNLGYPRIGSQRQLKKACERYWAGKITADELNEVARKIKQENWQTQVDAGIDLIPCNDFSFYDQVLDMSLLLGVIPNRYTPVLTEVNTNQEIDLYFAMARGYQKDGLDITAMEMTKWLDTNYHYLVPEFTAKQQFKIFSEKVFGEYDTAKIQLGAKAKPVLLGPVSYLLSGKEKEEGFERIDLIKSLIPVYVEIINRLKQQGATWIQLDEPYLALDLSKKEKEAFEYAYRAIANRVSGVKIIVATYFEGTLDNTQLAVNLPVAALHIDLVRAPEQLEEVLALIPPHLQLSLGVVDGRNVWKNDYERSLELISKAVAKLGTDRVIIAPSCSLLHSPIDLDGETAIDPEIRNWMAFAKQKLNEVADLKRIAEGDKALLAFNKTAKESRRTSNKVHKQDVKDRVAAITEADATRKSTFPLRQQLHRDRFKLPAFPTTTIGSFPQTDDIRQLRAQLKKGELTFEQYEKAIEDATVEVIRWQEEIGIDVLVHGEFERNDMVEYFGEQLDGFLFTANGWVQSYGSRCVKPPVIYGDVSRPKDMTVRWISFAAARTDKLMKGMLTGPVTISQWSFVRDDQPRQVTTDQIALAIRDEVLALEKAGIAIIQIDEAAIREGLPLRKAKHPHYLDRAVRAFRVTASGVEDRTQIHTHMCYSEFNNIIEHIAAMDADVITIETSRSQMELLQAFAHFEYPNEIGPGIYDIHSPRVPTTEEMVTLLVKAAELLPAEHLWVNPDCGLKTRKWPETKAALENMVAAAKEARERISVEGIV
- a CDS encoding Lrp/AsnC family transcriptional regulator, producing MEELDETDLRLLRILGNNSKQTVKDLAVQVNLSPTPVLQRVRRLENNGYIKKYIALLDHEKFSQGFIVFCNIKLKQHDRNIGHNLVKDIMNIDEIVECYNVSGEYDFILKVFAKSMKHYQDFVFNKLGSVKSIGSTHSTFVMAEIKNLYNISI